The nucleotide sequence GTTAAGTGGCTCTCCGATGGTGTTAACATTCTTGAAGTTTATCCTTTTCCTCAATATAGCGAAGCTTCAATTAGTGCTGATAGATCCAAATTACCTGAAACTGGAACACCACCTGCTGCAAAATTTCCGAATATTCAAAATGCTACTTTATCTAACGGGTTAAAAATAATGCTTGCACAAAGCGACGCAATTCCTGTTGTTGATTTTAGAATGGTAGTCGATGCGGGTTATTCTTCCGATCAATTTGCTTTGCCAGGAACAGCATCGTTAGCCTTATCAATGATGCAGGAAGGAACCAAGTCAAAATCATCTCTGCAGATAAGCGAAGAACTTGCGATGCTTGGCGCCAATTTAAATACATATTCGAACTTAGACGTATCAACAGTAGCTCTATCTTCGTTAAAATCTAATTTAGATAAATCATTAAATCTTTTTGCCGATGTACTTTTAAATCCTTCATTTCCAGAAAATGAATTGGAAAGATTAAAGAAAGAAACTTTTTCAAGAATTCAAAGAGAGAAAGCAACTCCAATTCAAATGGCATTGCGAGTTTTCCCTCAATATATTTACGGAAAAGACCACGCATACGGTTTACCTTTTACCGGCTCAGGTTATGAAGAAACAGTTGCTAAAATTACGAAAGCCGATCTTGAAAAGTTTCATAAAACATGGATAAGACCAAATAACTCAACGCTTGTTGTTGTTGGCGATATTTCCATGAATGAAATTAAAAGCAAATTGGAAGAGCTCTTTGATAATTGGGAAAAAGCTGATGTACCGAAAAAGAATATTTCTCAAGTTGGATTAAAAGAAAAATCAACAATTTATTTGATGGACAGACCTGGTTCACAGCAATCCATTATTTTAGCCGGAAACGCCGCGCCTCCAAAATCTGACAAGGACAATATTGCGCTTGAAGAAATGAATACTATCTTAGGAGGATCATTTACTTCAAGAATAAATATGAACTTACGTGAAGATAAACATTGGTCATACGGTTCACAGAGTATATTGTTGGGTGCAAGAGGACAAAGACCATTTTTGGTTTTCGCAATGGTTCAATCCGATAAAACAAAAGAATCCGTTGAAGAAATTAAAAAAGAATTGAACGGAATTTTGGGATCTAAACCTGCAACTTCCGATGAATTAAATAAAGTAAAATTAAATGAAACTTTAAGCTTGCCTGGAAGTTGGGAAACCGGCGGTGCAATTGCAGGATCATTGGCAGAAATGGTTCAATACGGTTATCCCGAAGATTATTTTGAAACATATGCATCCAAAATTAATGCCTTAAGTTTACAGGATATTAATAATGCTGCATCAAAAGTTTTAAAACCGGAAAAAATAGATTGGGTTGTTGTAGGTGATAAAGCTCAAGTTGAAGAAAATCTTAAACAACTTGGTATGGAAATTAAACTTATTGATACTGATGGAAATGTTATTGAACAAGACTTGAAAAAAGCGGTTAAGACAGAAACTTCAAAAATGAATAATTAATTATTAAAATTTGAGAGACGCAAGTCTTTATTGATCTTCGCGTCTCTCATTCTTTCCAAATAAAAATTCCAACGGTAAATGAAGTCTTTTCGCCCAATCACTTTCAGTGTGCTTGCCTCCAATATCTAAATATGATTTGAAGTTTAAAGAATCTTTAAAATTATTCTCAAGTAGGTATTCAGTCATCTTAATAAAATCATTAATCAATTCACTTTCCTCACTTCCGCAGTCAATGTATAATTTTAATTTATCAGTAATATTCAATGGAACATTTTTGATCATGCGGAATATTTCACCTTCATTAACCCAAAAAGAATTGGATAAACACGCTGCTTTCCCAAATATTTTAGGAAAATTCCAAAATAACTGAAATGAAAACAATCCGCCTAAGGAAGAACCCATTACGGCTGTTTGAGAAGCAAAAGGAAATGTTCTATAATTTTCATCTATAAATGATTTTAATTCCTTAATAAGAAAACTTGCGTACTTTTTCCCTTTTTCCGAAAAATAATTATATTCGTCAAATCGATCTTTATAATTATAAATACCTACTACAATAATTTCTTCAACAATTTTTGACGCGAACAATTTGCTTAAAACTTCATCTACCTTCCAGTCATATCCAATGTAAGACGTAATTGGATTGAAAAGATTTTGTCCATCCTGCATATATAAAACCGGATAGCGTTTAGCGCTTATATTATAAGATGGCGGAAGTAAAATTATTATATCTCGTTCGTTCTTTAAATTTACGCTGTAAAATTCATGAAGATATTCAATATCGCCAACGATCTCATCTGAATTAATTATATATGAATTGAGATTATCACTCATTAATTTTAATCAACTTGATTTAACAATTGTTCAAAGATACAAACTCATTAATCAAATGCGATAAATAAATTTTCTAAATGTTTTCAATTACCTGATCGTAATAAACTCCTCTTTCCTGCAATCCCTTCAGCATAAAATTCACACAATCTTGATTTTGTCCGATAAACTCCGGCGGATAAACTCCCTTTTGTTCAAATAAACCTTCAGCCAGCATTCTAATTGCGGTTGTTGCCGTATATCCGGTTGTTCTTGCCATTGAGTGAACTTTGGATTTTGAATCATATCTATCAAGCAAATTATAGACATATCTTAATTTTTTGTTTTCTTTTTCACCTTCTACAATAATTTTCATAATTGTGAATTCTTCGTCACCGCTTTTTAATTCCCACATCGGAAATAATAGTTTACTCGTTAAATCTATCGGTTTTATTTTATTTCCTTTAATTTCAATTTCATTTGAGCTAAAAAAACCGACTTCACGCAATATTTTCATTTTTTCAATATGTCCGGGGTACCGCAGAGTTTTTTCCTTCATATTTGGAACATTTAAAGTAAACGCCAAAGATCTTAATCCGTCGCTGTTAAATGCTTCCAAAGTTCCAACTTCCGGGAAATTCATTAATTCCGGATCGGATAAAGCCGGCTTGATTATTAAGTTTCCATTTTCAACATATCTTGCGGGACGTGTATATTCCTCAATTACATCAATCGGTGAAAACGGAGCTTTATATTCAAACGGATATTCTCTCACACTCGGTAAACCGCCCACGTAAATTAAAATTGTTTCGGTTTCATCCAAAATTGAATACGCATAGCCCGCTAATAAATTGCTCATTCCGGGAGCAACGCCGCAATCAACAAGTGCCGTTACATTTTTACTTTTTGCCAATTCATCAAGCTGAATTGTATCCTCAGGCGAAAATGCTATATCGACAACATTTTTTCCCGCGGTAATTATTTCCTTTAAAGTTTCAAATCCCATAAAACCGGGTACGGCATTTAAGACAATATCGTAATTTTGAAGCAGTTCTCTTAAATCTATTTTATTAGATAAGTCGCTTTCTATTTTTTGAATATTAAATTCATCTGAAATTTTCTCAAGATTTTTCTTATTTATATCAGCGATTGCAACTTCAAATTTTTCATCTTGCGAAAGATCCATTGCCATTGGTCTGCCAACCAAACCCGCACCCAATACTAAAACTTTCATTTTTATTTTCTCCTTAATTATTAATTATTTTTAAAAACTAAAATCTACTAATTAAGTTATAATCCGCTGAAACGGTTACCGAATGATACGGCGGAAAAATAATTTGAAATATTATAAATGAAAATTCTTAGCATTGTTTTTATGAAATTAAATATCAATTATTCTCTTGTTACTTTAAGAATTGGATAACGATCATTCAATTTAATCAAATTATTATAATTTTTATATGTCGACAATCCAAGCATAGATTTTGGTTCTAAGGCAATAGAAATTAAATTCCCATACAGTTGATTTAAAGGGACAAAATAATATTCGTTTTCTAAATTCTCCGGATCAATTTTATTAATTTCGCATTTAGGATTAATTACCATATCTCCTTCAAAATCAATTGAATC is from Ignavibacteriota bacterium and encodes:
- a CDS encoding saccharopine dehydrogenase family protein, translated to MKVLVLGAGLVGRPMAMDLSQDEKFEVAIADINKKNLEKISDEFNIQKIESDLSNKIDLRELLQNYDIVLNAVPGFMGFETLKEIITAGKNVVDIAFSPEDTIQLDELAKSKNVTALVDCGVAPGMSNLLAGYAYSILDETETILIYVGGLPSVREYPFEYKAPFSPIDVIEEYTRPARYVENGNLIIKPALSDPELMNFPEVGTLEAFNSDGLRSLAFTLNVPNMKEKTLRYPGHIEKMKILREVGFFSSNEIEIKGNKIKPIDLTSKLLFPMWELKSGDEEFTIMKIIVEGEKENKKLRYVYNLLDRYDSKSKVHSMARTTGYTATTAIRMLAEGLFEQKGVYPPEFIGQNQDCVNFMLKGLQERGVYYDQVIENI
- a CDS encoding alpha/beta hydrolase, whose product is MSDNLNSYIINSDEIVGDIEYLHEFYSVNLKNERDIIILLPPSYNISAKRYPVLYMQDGQNLFNPITSYIGYDWKVDEVLSKLFASKIVEEIIVVGIYNYKDRFDEYNYFSEKGKKYASFLIKELKSFIDENYRTFPFASQTAVMGSSLGGLFSFQLFWNFPKIFGKAACLSNSFWVNEGEIFRMIKNVPLNITDKLKLYIDCGSEESELINDFIKMTEYLLENNFKDSLNFKSYLDIGGKHTESDWAKRLHLPLEFLFGKNERREDQ
- a CDS encoding insulinase family protein, with amino-acid sequence MKQKSVIFFLMLFSAIIYPQKIEDIDIKYEKFVLDNGLTLIVHEDHKAPIVAVNVWYHVGSKNEKQGKTGFAHLFEHLMFNGSENFDDDYFQAMERVGATDLNGTTNEDRTNYFQNVPTSAVDLALWMESDRMGHLVGAITQAKLDEQRGVVQNEKRQGENQPYALAYEMIQTNTYPKGHPYSWTVIGSMEDLDAASLEDVHEWFKTYYGAANAVLVVAGDITAKEAKEKVEKYFGDIPSGPPIKKHEIWVAKMEGSKRQIAQDRVPQAKIYKTWNIPEWKNKELVYLDLASDVLASGKVSRLYKRLVYEDQIATNVAAYYDGKEIGSQFQIEATAKPGVDLAIVEKALDEELAKFLKEGPTQKELERVKTQHLANFIRGIERIGGFGGKSDILAQSEVFGGTPDFYKEKLKWVSGATAKDLQNTAVKWLSDGVNILEVYPFPQYSEASISADRSKLPETGTPPAAKFPNIQNATLSNGLKIMLAQSDAIPVVDFRMVVDAGYSSDQFALPGTASLALSMMQEGTKSKSSLQISEELAMLGANLNTYSNLDVSTVALSSLKSNLDKSLNLFADVLLNPSFPENELERLKKETFSRIQREKATPIQMALRVFPQYIYGKDHAYGLPFTGSGYEETVAKITKADLEKFHKTWIRPNNSTLVVVGDISMNEIKSKLEELFDNWEKADVPKKNISQVGLKEKSTIYLMDRPGSQQSIILAGNAAPPKSDKDNIALEEMNTILGGSFTSRINMNLREDKHWSYGSQSILLGARGQRPFLVFAMVQSDKTKESVEEIKKELNGILGSKPATSDELNKVKLNETLSLPGSWETGGAIAGSLAEMVQYGYPEDYFETYASKINALSLQDINNAASKVLKPEKIDWVVVGDKAQVEENLKQLGMEIKLIDTDGNVIEQDLKKAVKTETSKMNN